Proteins encoded together in one Mycobacterium simiae window:
- a CDS encoding alpha/beta hydrolase, which produces MLEVIDKGRCTDAHPVPLLFVHGGWHGAWCWDDGFLDYFADAGYRAVSLSLRGHGLSPSAKPLPKVCIADYIDDVASVADQLGGGPVLVGHSVGGFVTQRYLEERSAPAAVLLGSLPPQGVLGTALRVWRRRPSMTMESWNDPTLLKFLATPALAREYLFCPNTPDDVVESCRRRAGAESIRATMIDPTVRRVRTRRVRTPILVLGALYDGFVSTRAVRATARAYRTQPEFFAMGHNMMLEPGWPDVAERIDTWLQARGLARPTRLSG; this is translated from the coding sequence ATGCTCGAGGTGATCGACAAGGGGCGCTGCACCGACGCGCACCCCGTACCCCTGCTCTTCGTGCACGGCGGCTGGCACGGGGCGTGGTGCTGGGACGACGGATTCTTGGACTACTTCGCCGACGCCGGCTACCGCGCCGTCTCGCTCAGCCTGCGCGGGCACGGTTTGAGCCCCTCCGCGAAACCGTTGCCCAAGGTCTGCATCGCCGACTACATCGACGACGTCGCGTCGGTCGCCGACCAGCTTGGCGGCGGCCCGGTCCTGGTCGGGCATTCCGTGGGCGGCTTCGTGACCCAGCGCTACCTCGAGGAGCGCAGCGCGCCGGCCGCGGTGCTGCTCGGATCGTTGCCGCCGCAGGGTGTGCTGGGCACCGCGCTGCGGGTGTGGCGCCGCCGCCCGTCGATGACGATGGAATCCTGGAACGACCCCACCTTGCTGAAGTTCCTCGCCACCCCGGCGCTGGCCCGCGAATACCTGTTCTGTCCCAACACGCCCGACGACGTTGTCGAATCCTGCCGCCGGCGCGCCGGTGCCGAAAGCATCCGCGCGACGATGATCGACCCGACGGTTCGCCGCGTCCGGACCCGGCGGGTGCGCACGCCGATCCTGGTGCTCGGCGCCCTATACGACGGTTTCGTCAGCACCCGCGCGGTGCGCGCCACCGCGCGGGCTTACCGGACGCAGCCGGAGTTCTTTGCGATGGGTCACAACATGATGCTCGAACCGGGCTGGCCCGACGTCGCCGAACGGATCGACACCTGGTTGCAAGCCCGCGGTCTGGCCCGCCCCACGCGGCTTTCGGGATAA
- a CDS encoding helix-turn-helix domain-containing protein, translated as MSNVPLLRNKSGIARDRDPHQPVEELEFEAAIGRNVRKLRLAQGLTVADMATRVGISKAMLSKIENAQTSCSLSTLALLAKGLDVPVTSLFRGADVERQAVFVKAGTGARVARNGTTQGHEYQLLGSLRGEHKRLECLLVTLSKKSTTHPLFQHSGTEFIFMLDGVMDYSHSRSVYRLHPGDTLQIDGEGAHGPVDLVKLPIRFLSVIAFPDSQI; from the coding sequence ATGAGCAACGTCCCTCTGCTGCGCAACAAGTCAGGCATTGCCCGCGACCGTGATCCGCACCAACCGGTCGAGGAACTCGAGTTCGAGGCCGCCATCGGTCGCAATGTTCGGAAACTGCGTCTGGCGCAAGGATTGACGGTGGCCGACATGGCCACCCGGGTAGGCATCTCCAAGGCGATGCTGTCCAAGATCGAGAACGCGCAGACCTCCTGTAGCCTCAGCACGCTCGCGCTGCTGGCGAAGGGCTTGGACGTGCCGGTCACCAGCCTATTTCGTGGCGCGGATGTCGAGCGCCAGGCCGTGTTCGTCAAGGCCGGGACCGGTGCCCGCGTGGCGCGCAACGGCACCACCCAGGGCCACGAGTACCAGCTCTTGGGATCGCTGCGCGGCGAGCACAAGCGACTGGAGTGCCTACTCGTCACGCTGTCGAAGAAGAGCACGACCCACCCGCTCTTCCAACACTCCGGCACCGAGTTCATCTTCATGCTCGACGGCGTGATGGATTACAGCCACAGCCGGTCGGTGTATCGACTGCATCCGGGTGACACACTGCAGATCGACGGCGAGGGGGCACATGGGCCGGTAGATCTGGTGAAGTTGCCGATTCGGTTCTTGTCGGTCATCGCCTTCCCCGACTCCCAGATCTGA
- a CDS encoding TetR/AcrR family transcriptional regulator → MARTQQQRREETVGRLLDASIASIIEVGYARASAAVITKRAGVSVGALFRHFETMSDFMAATASEVLRRQVESFTKQVAQIPADRPALDAALTILRDITASPTNAVLYELMVAARTDAKLGAHLRDVMAPYTAKILDAARALPGVEVVGEETFPVLVALLTNVFDGAAMVRGIFPEPDIEEQRIALLSKLITGLVPDESA, encoded by the coding sequence ATGGCCCGGACCCAGCAGCAGCGCCGCGAAGAGACCGTCGGCCGTCTCCTCGATGCCTCCATCGCCAGCATCATCGAGGTCGGCTACGCGCGGGCATCCGCGGCCGTCATCACCAAGCGGGCCGGGGTGTCGGTGGGCGCGCTGTTCCGCCACTTCGAGACGATGAGCGACTTCATGGCGGCGACGGCCTCGGAGGTGTTGCGCCGCCAGGTGGAGTCGTTCACCAAGCAGGTCGCCCAAATCCCCGCCGACCGCCCGGCACTCGACGCGGCGCTGACAATTCTGCGCGACATCACCGCCAGCCCCACCAACGCGGTGCTCTACGAATTGATGGTCGCCGCGCGTACCGACGCGAAGCTGGGCGCCCATCTGCGCGATGTCATGGCGCCGTACACCGCGAAGATTCTTGACGCCGCGCGGGCGCTGCCGGGCGTCGAGGTGGTCGGCGAGGAGACGTTCCCGGTACTGGTGGCGTTGCTGACCAACGTCTTCGACGGCGCGGCGATGGTGCGCGGCATTTTCCCGGAGCCCGATATCGAGGAGCAGCGAATCGCGTTGCTATCCAAGCTGATAACCGGACTCGTCCCCGATGAAAGTGCCTAG
- a CDS encoding serine/threonine-protein kinase, whose protein sequence is MALASGAVFAEYTVARKLGSGVTGEVYLVQDPRSARWQALKILSLPLSSDSQFRRRFLAETPAVTSLHHPHIVEVHDRGDFDGLLWVAMDYVEGSSAAQLLRDRFPAVWPTGEVLAIVDAVAGALDYAHQLGLLHRDVKPANILLTGRQAGEQRILLGDFGIARQLGEHAGVVGSSHVPAGTVGYAAPEQLMGADIDGRADQYALAASAFHLLTGAPPTEYRNAATTLREVLRGAPPKLSDQRPELAHLDEVFVQALAARPADRFISCRAFADALNDAAGDVTGSHGPYAVLAVDYPEYHWPEDHVAPGDAAAGAAAPDAEPVVNRPTRRRPRKIVMGAAAIALLLGLFAFGILTGRKIESTAERGTSGPLSTPAAAVALPPTTAASTPPAALEGTYRLEVERSKETFDYTPSPQPPDVTSWWAFRSSCTPSYCSAAAIPLDDKDHTQLASTGGRPVVFRFEEGQWQSRPETVPFACVATSGAAKSQTTVQTLVLRPNPQGDLVGEMELVVQTNECGQRASVVRIPAKLSRVADTPSGVYVPDPVAVPEPSSPPVSVLPSHTPKPPAVSSRPGR, encoded by the coding sequence ATGGCACTGGCCAGCGGCGCGGTTTTCGCCGAGTACACCGTCGCGCGAAAGCTGGGATCCGGGGTGACCGGCGAGGTCTACCTTGTTCAGGATCCGCGTTCGGCGCGCTGGCAGGCGTTGAAGATACTGTCGCTCCCGCTGTCGTCGGACAGTCAATTCCGTCGCCGTTTTCTCGCGGAGACCCCGGCGGTGACGAGTCTGCATCACCCGCACATCGTGGAGGTGCACGACCGCGGCGACTTCGACGGACTGCTGTGGGTCGCCATGGATTATGTCGAGGGCAGCAGCGCCGCGCAGCTGTTACGGGATCGGTTCCCGGCAGTGTGGCCGACCGGCGAGGTTTTGGCGATCGTCGACGCCGTCGCCGGCGCGCTGGACTACGCCCATCAGCTCGGGTTGCTGCACCGCGACGTCAAGCCGGCCAACATCTTGCTGACCGGCAGGCAAGCGGGTGAGCAACGGATCCTGTTGGGCGACTTCGGAATAGCCCGTCAGCTCGGTGAGCACGCGGGCGTGGTGGGGTCGTCGCACGTTCCGGCCGGAACGGTGGGCTACGCCGCGCCCGAACAGTTGATGGGAGCCGACATCGACGGACGCGCGGATCAGTACGCGCTGGCGGCCAGCGCATTTCACCTGCTGACCGGTGCGCCCCCGACCGAATACCGCAACGCGGCCACCACCCTGCGCGAGGTGTTGCGTGGCGCGCCACCGAAACTCAGCGATCAGCGCCCCGAGCTGGCACACCTGGACGAGGTGTTCGTGCAGGCGCTGGCCGCGCGGCCGGCGGACCGGTTCATCAGCTGCCGCGCGTTCGCCGACGCGCTCAACGACGCGGCCGGTGATGTGACCGGCAGCCACGGTCCGTACGCCGTGCTCGCCGTCGACTACCCGGAATACCACTGGCCCGAGGACCACGTCGCGCCGGGTGACGCAGCGGCCGGCGCGGCCGCCCCCGACGCCGAGCCCGTCGTCAACCGGCCGACCAGGCGCCGGCCGCGCAAGATCGTGATGGGGGCCGCCGCGATCGCGCTGCTGCTCGGACTGTTCGCCTTCGGCATCCTCACCGGACGCAAGATCGAGTCCACGGCCGAACGGGGGACGAGCGGCCCGCTGAGCACTCCCGCCGCGGCGGTCGCGCTGCCGCCGACCACCGCCGCGTCGACCCCGCCCGCCGCCCTGGAAGGCACCTATCGCCTCGAGGTCGAACGCTCCAAGGAGACTTTCGATTACACCCCGAGCCCGCAGCCCCCGGATGTGACCAGCTGGTGGGCGTTCCGCTCGTCGTGCACACCGTCATACTGCTCGGCCGCGGCGATACCGCTCGACGACAAGGATCACACCCAGTTGGCCTCGACGGGAGGTCGGCCGGTGGTCTTCCGGTTCGAAGAGGGTCAGTGGCAGTCACGTCCGGAGACGGTGCCGTTCGCGTGCGTAGCGACCAGCGGGGCGGCCAAGTCGCAGACCACCGTGCAGACGCTGGTGCTGCGGCCCAACCCGCAGGGTGATCTGGTCGGCGAGATGGAGCTCGTCGTACAAACCAACGAGTGCGGGCAGCGTGCCTCGGTCGTGCGGATTCCCGCCAAGCTGAGCCGGGTGGCCGACACCCCGTCCGGCGTCTACGTGCCGGACCCGGTGGCCGTCCCGGAGCCCAGCAGTCCGCCGGTGTCCGTCCTGCCCTCGCACACCCCGAAGCCGCCCGCGGTGTCCAGCCGACCGGGCCGCTAA
- a CDS encoding amidohydrolase family protein, with the protein MHVRGLRLPDETEIDLWIVDGRISTEPAAGADTVFDGGWILPGLVDAHCHVGLGKQGEIPLDEAVAQAEAERDVGALLLRDCGSPTDTRSLDDRDDLPRLIRAGKHLARPKRYSAGFANELEDESQLPAAVAVEAQRGDGWVKLVGDWIDRSIGDLAPLWSDAVLKEAIDAAHAHGARVTAHVFSDAAMSGLITAGIDCIEHGTGLTDDTIALMVEHKTVLVPTLINIVDNFPGIADAATRYPTYAAHMRELYARCPGRIAAAAEAGVPIYAGSDAGPMIAHGRIVDEVEALKGIGMSPTAALGAACWDARDWLGRPGLDHGASADLVCYAEDPRKGPSVLSQPDLVLLRGNAFRP; encoded by the coding sequence ATGCACGTGCGAGGTCTGCGGTTACCCGACGAGACCGAGATCGACTTGTGGATTGTCGACGGCCGCATCAGCACCGAACCGGCGGCCGGCGCCGACACCGTCTTTGACGGCGGGTGGATCCTGCCCGGCCTGGTGGACGCGCACTGCCACGTCGGGCTCGGCAAGCAGGGTGAAATTCCGCTCGACGAGGCCGTCGCTCAAGCCGAGGCCGAACGCGATGTCGGCGCGCTGCTGTTGCGTGACTGCGGGTCGCCGACCGACACCCGCAGCCTCGACGACCGCGACGATCTGCCTCGCCTGATCCGGGCCGGCAAGCACCTGGCCAGGCCTAAGCGGTACTCGGCCGGCTTCGCCAACGAACTCGAAGACGAATCACAGCTGCCGGCCGCGGTGGCCGTGGAGGCGCAGCGCGGTGACGGCTGGGTCAAACTCGTCGGCGACTGGATCGACCGCAGCATCGGCGACCTGGCGCCGCTGTGGTCCGACGCGGTGCTCAAGGAGGCGATCGACGCCGCGCACGCGCACGGTGCCCGGGTGACCGCGCACGTGTTCAGCGACGCGGCCATGTCCGGCCTGATCACGGCCGGGATCGACTGCATCGAACACGGCACCGGACTCACCGACGACACCATCGCACTGATGGTCGAGCACAAAACGGTGTTGGTGCCCACGCTGATCAACATTGTCGACAACTTCCCGGGCATCGCCGACGCCGCGACGCGCTACCCGACCTATGCCGCCCACATGCGCGAGCTGTATGCGCGCTGCCCGGGGCGAATCGCGGCCGCCGCGGAGGCGGGCGTGCCGATCTACGCCGGAAGTGACGCCGGCCCGATGATTGCGCACGGACGCATCGTCGACGAGGTCGAGGCGCTCAAGGGCATCGGGATGAGCCCCACCGCCGCGTTGGGCGCCGCGTGCTGGGATGCCCGTGACTGGCTGGGCCGTCCCGGCCTGGACCACGGTGCATCGGCCGATCTGGTGTGCTACGCCGAGGACCCCCGAAAAGGCCCATCCGTGTTGAGCCAACCCGACCTGGTACTCCTGCGCGGCAACGCGTTTCGGCCCTAG
- a CDS encoding D-alanyl-D-alanine carboxypeptidase family protein, producing MRKLIAALAALLTAACLALGTAATPQARADDMQPIGSVPIPDGPAQTWILADLDSGQVLAARDQYVQHPPASTIKVLLALVVLDEVPLDSTVVADVADTQVECNCVGVKPGRSYTARQLLDGLLLVSGNDAANTLAHLLGGADATVAKMNAKAASLGATATHASTPSGLDGPGGSGASTAHDLAVIFRAAMANPTFAHITAEPSAMFPSDTGYQPIANQDELLTRYPGAIGGKTGFTDAARKTFVGAATRGGRRLVVAMMYGLVKPGGPTYWDQAGSLFDWGFALNPSSSIGSL from the coding sequence ATGCGGAAACTCATCGCCGCACTCGCTGCGCTGCTCACGGCCGCCTGCCTCGCCCTCGGTACGGCCGCAACGCCGCAGGCCCGCGCCGACGACATGCAGCCGATCGGCTCCGTGCCGATCCCCGACGGCCCCGCCCAAACCTGGATCCTGGCCGACCTGGACAGCGGTCAGGTGCTGGCCGCCCGCGACCAGTACGTGCAGCATCCGCCCGCCAGCACCATCAAGGTGCTGTTGGCGTTGGTGGTTCTCGATGAGGTGCCGCTGGATTCCACCGTGGTCGCCGACGTCGCCGACACCCAGGTGGAGTGCAACTGTGTCGGCGTCAAGCCCGGCCGCAGCTACACCGCGCGCCAGCTGCTCGACGGCCTGCTGCTGGTGTCGGGCAACGATGCCGCCAACACGTTGGCGCATCTTCTGGGCGGCGCCGACGCCACGGTGGCCAAGATGAACGCGAAGGCAGCGTCCCTCGGGGCGACCGCCACGCACGCGTCCACCCCGTCCGGCCTCGACGGGCCTGGCGGCTCTGGCGCCTCGACGGCGCACGACCTGGCCGTGATCTTCCGGGCCGCCATGGCCAACCCGACGTTCGCCCACATCACCGCCGAACCATCGGCGATGTTCCCCAGCGATACCGGCTATCAGCCGATCGCCAACCAGGACGAGCTGCTCACCCGCTACCCAGGTGCCATCGGCGGCAAGACCGGATTCACCGACGCCGCGCGAAAGACGTTCGTCGGCGCCGCGACCCGCGGCGGACGCCGACTGGTGGTCGCGATGATGTACGGGCTGGTGAAACCTGGTGGCCCGACCTACTGGGACCAGGCGGGCAGCCTGTTCGACTGGGGTTTCGCGCTGAACCCGTCGTCCAGCATCGGCTCGCTGTAA
- a CDS encoding N-acyl-D-amino-acid deacylase family protein — protein MVASPQPASREATVTYDVIIRDGLWFDGTGSAPHTRTLGIRDGVVATVSSEPLDETGCPEVIDAAGKWVVPGFIDVHTHYDAEVLLDPGLRESVRHGVTTVLLGMCSLSTVYADSEDAADLFSRVEAVPRPFVLGALENNRTWTTAKEYIDAIDSLPLGPNVGSLLGHSDLRSTVLGLDRATDAAVKPTDAELNKMAALLDEALDAGMLGMSGMDAAIDKLDGDRFRSRALPSTFASWRERRKLIKVLRKRGRILQSAPNVDRPSSALMFFLASSRIFNRGKGVRMSLLVSADAKSMPLAVYVFGPATRLANKLLRSSVRFQHLPVPFELYSDGIDLPVFEEFGAGTAALHLRDQLQRNELLADQAYRREFRKEFDRIKLGPSLWHRDFHDAVIVECPDESLIGKSFGAIADERGLHPLDAFLDVLVENGERNVRWTTIVANHRPKLLDALANEGSVHMGFSDAGAHLRNMAFYNFGIKLLKRTRDAYRAGKPFMTTERAVHRLTGELAEWFGIDAGTLRQGDRADFVIIDPHGLNDEVESYHEEAVPFYGGLRRMVNRNDQAVVATGVGGSVVFRAGKFREGYGQTVKSGRYLRAGQRTRRAAALV, from the coding sequence ATGGTAGCGTCGCCGCAACCAGCAAGCCGGGAGGCAACAGTGACCTACGACGTGATCATCCGTGACGGATTGTGGTTCGACGGGACCGGCAGCGCGCCGCACACGCGCACGCTGGGCATCCGTGACGGCGTGGTGGCCACCGTGTCCTCCGAGCCGCTCGACGAGACCGGATGTCCGGAGGTGATCGACGCGGCCGGCAAGTGGGTCGTGCCCGGCTTCATCGACGTGCACACCCACTACGACGCCGAAGTGCTGCTGGATCCCGGCCTGCGCGAGTCGGTGCGCCACGGCGTCACCACCGTGTTGCTGGGCATGTGCTCGCTGTCGACGGTCTATGCCGACTCCGAGGACGCCGCCGACCTGTTCAGCCGGGTCGAGGCGGTGCCGCGCCCGTTCGTGCTCGGCGCGCTGGAAAACAACCGGACCTGGACCACCGCCAAGGAATACATCGACGCCATCGATTCGCTTCCACTCGGGCCGAATGTCGGTTCGCTGCTTGGTCATTCGGATCTGCGCAGCACGGTCCTCGGGCTGGACCGCGCCACCGACGCGGCCGTCAAGCCCACCGACGCCGAACTGAACAAGATGGCGGCGCTGCTCGACGAGGCGCTCGATGCCGGGATGCTAGGCATGTCCGGCATGGATGCGGCGATCGACAAGCTGGACGGCGACCGGTTCCGGTCCCGGGCGCTGCCGTCGACCTTCGCGAGCTGGCGGGAACGGCGCAAGCTGATCAAGGTGCTGCGTAAACGCGGCCGGATCCTGCAGAGCGCGCCCAACGTCGACCGGCCGTCGTCCGCGCTGATGTTCTTCCTGGCCAGTAGCCGGATCTTCAACCGCGGCAAGGGTGTCCGGATGAGTCTGCTGGTCTCGGCCGACGCCAAGTCGATGCCGTTGGCCGTGTACGTGTTCGGCCCGGCCACCCGGCTGGCCAACAAGCTGCTGCGCTCCAGCGTGCGGTTCCAACACTTGCCGGTGCCGTTCGAGTTGTACTCCGACGGAATCGATCTGCCGGTCTTCGAGGAGTTCGGCGCCGGCACCGCCGCCCTGCACCTGCGCGACCAGTTGCAGCGCAACGAGCTACTGGCCGACCAGGCTTACCGCCGGGAGTTCCGTAAAGAGTTCGATCGCATCAAGCTCGGGCCGTCGCTGTGGCACCGGGACTTCCACGACGCCGTGATCGTCGAGTGCCCCGACGAGTCGCTGATCGGCAAGAGTTTCGGCGCGATCGCCGACGAGCGCGGGCTGCACCCCCTCGACGCCTTCCTGGACGTGCTCGTCGAAAACGGCGAACGCAACGTCCGGTGGACCACCATCGTGGCCAACCACCGGCCCAAGCTGCTCGACGCATTGGCCAACGAGGGCAGCGTGCACATGGGCTTCTCGGACGCCGGTGCGCACCTACGCAACATGGCCTTCTACAACTTCGGAATCAAGCTGCTCAAGCGGACCCGGGACGCCTACCGCGCCGGTAAGCCGTTCATGACCACCGAGCGGGCCGTGCACCGGCTGACCGGGGAACTAGCCGAGTGGTTCGGCATCGACGCCGGCACCCTGCGCCAGGGCGACCGGGCGGACTTCGTGATCATCGACCCGCACGGCTTGAACGACGAGGTCGAGAGCTACCACGAGGAAGCGGTCCCGTTCTACGGCGGGTTGCGGCGCATGGTCAACCGCAACGACCAGGCCGTGGTCGCCACCGGCGTCGGCGGGTCCGTGGTGTTCCGGGCCGGGAAGTTCCGCGAGGGCTACGGGCAGACGGTGAAGTCCGGCCGCTACCTGCGGGCAGGTCAGCGGACGCGGCGCGCGGCCGCATTGGTCTGA
- the ffh gene encoding signal recognition particle protein, which translates to MFESLSDRLTGALAGLRGKGRLTDADIDATTREIRLALLEADVSLPVVRAFVGRIKERARGAEVSGALNPAQQVVKIVNDELVGILGGQTRQLAFAKTPPTVIMLAGLQGSGKTTLAGKLAAWLRGQGHTPLLVACDLQRPAAVNQLVVTGERAGVPVFAPHPGASPESGPGDPVAVAAAGLAEARAKHHDVVIVDTAGRLGIDDELMSQAAAIRDAVNPDEVIFVLDAMIGQDAVTTAEAFREGVGFTGVVLTKLDGDARGGAALSVREVTGVPILFASTGEKLEDFDVFHPDRMAGRILGMGDVLSLIEQAEQVFDAEQAEAAAAKIGTGELTLEDFLEQMLAIRKMGPIGNLLGMLPGAGQMKDALAEVDDRQLDRLQAIIRGMTPQERADPKIINASRRLRIANGSGVTVSEVNQLVDRFFEARKMMSSMLGGMGIPGLGRKSATRKSKAAKGKKGKKGGRGPTPPKVKSPFGPGAPGMPAGFPDLSQLPEGLNELPPGLADFDLSKLKFPGNPGRK; encoded by the coding sequence GTGTTTGAATCGCTGTCCGACCGGTTGACCGGTGCCCTGGCGGGGCTGCGCGGCAAAGGTCGATTGACCGACGCCGACATCGATGCCACCACCAGGGAAATCCGGCTCGCGCTGCTGGAGGCCGACGTCTCGCTGCCCGTCGTGCGGGCGTTCGTCGGCCGCATCAAGGAGCGCGCCCGCGGCGCCGAGGTATCCGGCGCCCTGAACCCGGCGCAACAAGTCGTCAAGATCGTCAACGACGAACTGGTCGGCATTCTCGGCGGCCAGACCCGCCAGCTGGCGTTCGCGAAGACGCCGCCGACCGTGATCATGCTGGCCGGCCTGCAGGGTTCCGGCAAGACGACGTTGGCCGGAAAACTGGCGGCCTGGCTGCGCGGTCAGGGCCACACGCCGCTGCTGGTGGCCTGCGACCTGCAGCGCCCCGCCGCGGTGAACCAGCTGGTGGTCACCGGTGAACGGGCCGGCGTACCGGTGTTCGCGCCGCACCCCGGCGCGTCACCGGAGTCCGGACCGGGCGATCCCGTCGCCGTCGCCGCGGCCGGCCTGGCCGAGGCCCGCGCCAAGCACCACGACGTCGTCATCGTCGACACCGCCGGCCGGCTGGGCATCGACGACGAGCTGATGAGCCAGGCCGCGGCCATCCGCGACGCGGTCAACCCGGACGAAGTGATCTTCGTCCTCGACGCGATGATCGGTCAGGACGCGGTCACCACCGCCGAGGCGTTCCGCGAGGGTGTCGGCTTCACCGGCGTGGTGTTGACCAAACTGGACGGCGACGCCCGCGGTGGTGCCGCGTTGTCGGTCCGCGAGGTCACCGGCGTCCCAATCCTTTTCGCGTCCACCGGGGAGAAGCTGGAAGACTTCGACGTCTTCCATCCTGACCGGATGGCCGGCCGCATCCTGGGCATGGGCGACGTGCTCAGCCTGATCGAGCAGGCCGAGCAGGTCTTCGACGCCGAGCAGGCCGAGGCCGCCGCCGCCAAGATCGGCACCGGCGAGCTCACCCTGGAGGACTTCCTCGAGCAGATGCTGGCCATCCGCAAGATGGGACCGATCGGCAACCTGCTGGGCATGCTGCCCGGCGCGGGTCAAATGAAGGACGCACTGGCCGAGGTCGACGACCGCCAACTGGACCGGCTGCAGGCCATCATCCGCGGCATGACCCCGCAGGAACGCGCCGACCCGAAAATCATCAACGCCTCGCGACGGCTGCGCATCGCTAACGGCTCGGGCGTGACCGTCTCCGAGGTCAATCAGCTGGTCGACCGGTTCTTCGAGGCGCGCAAGATGATGTCGTCGATGCTCGGCGGCATGGGAATTCCGGGCTTGGGCCGCAAGTCGGCGACCCGAAAAAGCAAGGCCGCCAAGGGCAAAAAAGGCAAAAAGGGCGGACGGGGGCCGACACCGCCCAAGGTCAAGAGCCCGTTCGGGCCCGGCGCGCCCGGCATGCCCGCCGGGTTCCCCGACCTGTCCCAGCTGCCCGAGGGGCTCAACGAGCTGCCGCCGGGGCTGGCGGACTTCGATCTGTCCAAGCTCAAGTTCCCAGGCAACCCGGGAAGGAAGTAG